A single window of Sparus aurata chromosome 12, fSpaAur1.1, whole genome shotgun sequence DNA harbors:
- the cplx4a gene encoding complexin-4a: MAFLIKSMIGNPLSGMGLGGGGDKEEEATPTDPAKAAGMTREEYEEYQKQLVEEKMERDAEYLNKKAERATLRVCLRDKYRLPKSEQDENMIEMAGDDVDVPEELLKMVDEDATEEEGKESIMGQFQNLQNMDMDQLKEKASATVTELKSKAEEKCSVM; encoded by the exons ATGGCTTTCTTgatcaagagcatgattgggaACCCCCTGTCAGGAATGGGTCTTGGTGGTGGAGGTGACAAAGAAGAGGAGGCCACCCCCACAGATCCAGCCAAAGCAGCAGGGATGACACGAGAGGAGTATGAAGAGTACCAAAAACAGTTGGTGGAGGAGAA gatggagagagatgCAGAATACTTAAACAAGAAGGCCGAGAGGGCGACGCTGAGGGTGTGTCTGAGAGACAAATACAGACTGCCAAAG AGCGAGCAGGACGAGAACATGATCGAGATGGCCGGGGACGACGTGGACGTGCCCGAGGAGCTGCTCAAGATGGTGGACGAGGACGCCACGGAGGAGGAGGGCAAGGAGTCCATCATGGGCCAGTTTCAAAACTTGCAGAACATGGACATGGACCAGCTGAAGGAGAAGGCCTCGGCCACCGTCACCGAGCTGAAGAGCAAAGCGGAGGAGAAGTGCTCCGTCATGTGA